The window CGGGCCGAGCAGGCGCAACAGGTCGGCGATGCCCTCGAGGTCCTTGACCTTGCGCTCCGCGGTGAGGCGCTGCAGTTCGATCTCGACGGTCTCGACCGCGCCGACGTCGAGCAGTTCGCGCAGGTCGGCCTGGCCGAGGAGTTCGGCGAGCAGCGCGGAGTCGAGTGCGAGGGCGGCCGCGCGGCGCTCGGCGAGCGGGGAGTCGCCCTCGTAGAGGAACGCGGCGACGTAGCCGAAGAGGAGCGACCGAGCGAACGGGGAGGGTGACGAGGTCTCGACCTCGACGACGCGCACCTTGCGGTTCTCGATGTCGGTCATCAGCTCGACGAGGCCGGGGACGTCGAAGACGTCCTGCAGGCACTCGCGCATCGTCTCGAGCAGGATAGGAAATGACGCGTACTCAGATGCAACCGACAGCAGCTGGGCCGATCGCTGCCGCTGCTGCCACAGGGGCGACCGCTTGCCGGGGTCGCGGCGCGGGAGCAGCAGGGCGCGGGCGGCGCACTCGCGGAAGCGGGAGGCGAACAGTGCGGAGCCGCCGACCTCGGCCGTCACCAGCGCGTCGACCTCGGCGGAGTCGAGGACCACCGACGGGCTCTGGCCGTGCGGGAGGTCGAGGTCGTCGAGCTCGATGTCCGGCAGGCGCAGGACGATGCCGTCGTCGGCGTGCATCGCCTGGACGTCGACCCCGAAGCGCTCGCGCAGCCGACCGGCGATCGCCAGCGCCCAGGGCGCATGGACCTGCGCGCCGAAGGGAGAGTGCACGCAGAGGCGCCAGTCGCCGAGCTCGTCGCGGAAGCGCTCGACGACGATCGTGCGGTCGTCGGGGACGTGCGTGGTCGCCTCCCGCTGTTCGGCGAGGTAGACGAGCAGGTTGTCCGTCGCCCAGTCGTCGAGGCCGCAGCGCGCCAGGCGTTCGCGAGCGGCGGCGTCGTCGAGGCGCGCGAGCTCGCGGAGGAAGCCGCCGAGGGCACGGCCGAGCTCGAGGGGGCGGCCGATCGAGTCGCCCTTCCAGAACGGGAGCCGGCCGGGCTGGCCCGGGGCGGGCGAAACCAGGACCCGGTCGTGGGTGATGTCCTCGATCCGCCAGCTGGAGGAGCCGAGCGTGAAGACGTCACCGACGCGGGACTCGTAGACCATCTCCTCGTCGAGCTCCCCGACCCGGGAGGCCTTCTCCCCGACGAGGAACACCCCGAACAGGCCACGGTCGGGGATGGTGCCGCCGCTGGTGACCGCGAGCCGCTGCGCGCCGGGGCGGCCGGTCAGGGTGCCCGTGACCCGGTCCCAGACCAGCCGCGGTCGTAGCTCGGCGAACTCGTCGGAGGGGTAGCGGCCGGAGAGCATGTCGAGGACCGCGTCGAACGAGGATTGCGGGAGCGAGGCGAACGGGGCGGCGCGGCGCACGAGAGCGAGCAGCTCGTCGGCGGACCACTCGTCCAGCGCGACCATCGAGACGACGTGCTGGGCGAGGACGTCGAGCGGGTTGCGCGGGATCCGGATGGCCTCGATCTGAGCCGCCATCATGCGCTCGGCGACGACGGCGGTCTGGACGAGATCGCCCCGGTGCTTGGGGAAGACGACGCCGCGGGAGACGGCGCCGACCTGGTGGCCGGCGCGACCGATGCGCTGCAGACCGCTCGCGACCGAGGGCGGGGACTCGACCTGGACGACGAGGTCGACCGCGCCCATGTCGATGCCGAGCTCCAGGCTCGAGGTCGCGACGACCGCCTTGAGGCGGCCGGTCTTCAGCTCGTCCTCGATGATCGCCCGCTGCTCCTTGGACACCGAGCCGTGGTGGGCGCGGGCCAGGATCTCGGGAGCGCCGCGGGAGACCCCGCTCTGCGCCATCAGCTGGGCGGGGGGCTTCGTCTCACCCGGGGGTGGCAGCGTCTCGCCGGTCTCGCGTTCGAGCGCGGCCTCGTTCAGACGCTGCGTCAGACGTTCGGCCAGCCGCCGGGAGTTGGAGAAGACGATCGTCGAGCGGTGGGCCTCGATCAGGTCGGTGATGCGCTCCTCGACGTGGGGCCAGATCGACGTCCGCGGCTCGGCGCCCGCGGCGGAGCCCTCGAACTCCGCGGTGGGGACGCCGAGTTCGCGCATGTCCTCGACCGGGACGACGACCGAGATGTCGAACTGCTTGTCGGCCGGGGGTTTGACGACGACGGTCTCGGCGGCGCCGCCGAGGAAGCGCGCGACCTCCTCGACCGGTCGCACGGTGGCGGACAGGCCGATCCGCTGGGCGGGCTTCTCCAGCAGGGCGTCGAGGCGTTCGAGGGAGAGGGCGAGGTGGGCTCCGCGCTTGGTGGCGGCGACCGCGTGGACCTCGTCGACGATGACGGTCTCGACGCCGGCGAGGGACTCCCGGGCGCGCGAGGTGAGGATCAGGAAGAGCGACTCGGGCGTGGTGATGAGGATGTCCGGCGGCCGGGTGGCGAACCTGCGGCGCTCGTCGGCGGGGGTGTCGCCGGTGCGCATGCCGACCTCGACCGTCGGCTCCGGGAGCCCGAGGCGGTGCGCGGCCTGCCGGATGCCGGCCAGCGGCGCGCGCAGGTTGCGCTCGACATCGACAGCGAGCGCCTTGAGCGGCGAGACGTAGAGGACGCGGCAGCGTCGTTCCCGCTCGGCGGGGGGCGGGGTGGACGTCAGGCGGTCCAGGGCGGAGAGGAACGCGGCGAGCGTCTTGCCGGACCCGGTCGGGGCGACGACCAGGGCGTGCCGGCCGGACGTGATCGCCTCCCACGCGCCGATCTGGGCGGCCGTGGGCGCCTCGAAGGCACCGGAGAACCACGCCGCGGTCGCCGGCGCGAATCCGGCCAACGGGTCGGAGGTGGGGGGCACCGCTCCATCCTGCCCCGCGGCACCGACACTAGGCCTGGTCCGGCTGCGGTCCGCCCCCTGGGGTCTTAGAATGTAAGACAACAATCTCAGAAAGTGAGACGCGATGACCTACACGCACGGCCACCACGAGTCGGTGCTGCGCTCCCACCGCTGGCGGACCGCGGGGAACTCGGCCGCGTACCTGCTGCCGTATCTGGAACCGGGGCAGCTCCTCCTCGACGTGGGCTGCGGTCCGGGGACGCTGACGCTCGACCTCGGCGAGCGGGTCGGGTCGGTCACCGCGTTGGAGCGGACCCCCGAGGCGCTTGACCTGTGCCGGGCGGAGGCGGAGCGCCGCGGGTTCCCCAGCGCCGAGGTGGCCGTCGAGTTCGCCGTCGGGGACGCTCACGCGCTGCCGTTCGCGGAGGACAGCTTCGACGTCGTCCACGCCCACCAGGTGCTGCAGCACGTCGCCGACCCCGTCGCGGCCCTGCGGGAGATGCGGCGGGTGACCCGGCCGGGCGGGATCGTCGCCGTGCGCGACAGCGACTACCCGGCGTTCGCGTGGTACCCGAAACCGCCGGCGCTCGACGACTGGATGGCGCTGTACCTGCGCTGCGCGGTCGCGAACGGCGGGGAGCCCGAGGCCGGCCGGCGCCTGCTCTCCTGGGCCCGGACGGCCGGGTTCGCCGACATCACCCCGACCGCGAGCGTCTGGTGCTTCGCGACCCCCGACGACCGCGCCTGGTGGGGCGGCATGTGGGCCGACCGGATCCTCTCCTCGGCAATGGCGACCCAGGCGCTGGACTCCGGCTACGCGACCGAGCGGGACCTGCAGTCGATCTCCGCCGGGTGGACCGAGTGGGCCGCCGCCGGTGACGGCTGGCTCTCCATCACCCACGGCGAGATCGTCGCGCGCGCCTGACCAGCGCTCCGGTGGAGATGACATCTCCATGGAGACGACATCTCCAGTGGTGGGCGGGGATCAGAAGCCGAGGCGGATGTGGAGGTCGCGGAGGAGGGCGATCTCGGCACCGTGGTGGATCGCCTCGCGGTTGATGTGGAGGACCAGGGCGGCGCACGGGAAGTCCTCGTACCCGGGTTCGCCGCAGGGGGCGGCGAGTTGCTCGGTGGACCACGTGCGCACGCCGGCGACCCAGGCGGCGTAAGTCTCGTCGAGCTGGGCGTTCCAGTGCCACTCGAGCTGCTCACGCAGCTGCTCGTTCCACTCCATGCGCCGGTCTTACCCCCGGCGGGCGGCCGGTCATGCGGCGGACGGCGGAACAGAGGAGCAGGGTCTCGGCGGCCGCGGGTAGCGTGCCCCGGTGAGCGGGACCAGGGACGAGCGGGCGGCGGTCGCTGTCGACGCGCAGCCCGGGGCGCTGGTGTTCGCCCGCGGCCTGGTCAAGGCGTTCGGCGAGGGGGAGAAGCGCCGGGTCGCCGTGGCGGGGATCGACGTCGAGGTCCGGGCGGGCGAGGCGTTCGGCTTCCTCGGGCCGAACGGGGCCGGCAAGAGCTCGACGATGCGGATGATCGGGTGCACGTCGCCCGCGACCGCGGGGCTGCTCCGGGTGCTCGGGCGGGACCCGGCGGTCGAGGGGTCCGCGATCCGGGCCGGG of the Sporichthya polymorpha DSM 43042 genome contains:
- a CDS encoding class I SAM-dependent methyltransferase, which codes for MTYTHGHHESVLRSHRWRTAGNSAAYLLPYLEPGQLLLDVGCGPGTLTLDLGERVGSVTALERTPEALDLCRAEAERRGFPSAEVAVEFAVGDAHALPFAEDSFDVVHAHQVLQHVADPVAALREMRRVTRPGGIVAVRDSDYPAFAWYPKPPALDDWMALYLRCAVANGGEPEAGRRLLSWARTAGFADITPTASVWCFATPDDRAWWGGMWADRILSSAMATQALDSGYATERDLQSISAGWTEWAAAGDGWLSITHGEIVARA
- a CDS encoding ATP-dependent helicase, coding for MPPTSDPLAGFAPATAAWFSGAFEAPTAAQIGAWEAITSGRHALVVAPTGSGKTLAAFLSALDRLTSTPPPAERERRCRVLYVSPLKALAVDVERNLRAPLAGIRQAAHRLGLPEPTVEVGMRTGDTPADERRRFATRPPDILITTPESLFLILTSRARESLAGVETVIVDEVHAVAATKRGAHLALSLERLDALLEKPAQRIGLSATVRPVEEVARFLGGAAETVVVKPPADKQFDISVVVPVEDMRELGVPTAEFEGSAAGAEPRTSIWPHVEERITDLIEAHRSTIVFSNSRRLAERLTQRLNEAALERETGETLPPPGETKPPAQLMAQSGVSRGAPEILARAHHGSVSKEQRAIIEDELKTGRLKAVVATSSLELGIDMGAVDLVVQVESPPSVASGLQRIGRAGHQVGAVSRGVVFPKHRGDLVQTAVVAERMMAAQIEAIRIPRNPLDVLAQHVVSMVALDEWSADELLALVRRAAPFASLPQSSFDAVLDMLSGRYPSDEFAELRPRLVWDRVTGTLTGRPGAQRLAVTSGGTIPDRGLFGVFLVGEKASRVGELDEEMVYESRVGDVFTLGSSSWRIEDITHDRVLVSPAPGQPGRLPFWKGDSIGRPLELGRALGGFLRELARLDDAAARERLARCGLDDWATDNLLVYLAEQREATTHVPDDRTIVVERFRDELGDWRLCVHSPFGAQVHAPWALAIAGRLRERFGVDVQAMHADDGIVLRLPDIELDDLDLPHGQSPSVVLDSAEVDALVTAEVGGSALFASRFRECAARALLLPRRDPGKRSPLWQQRQRSAQLLSVASEYASFPILLETMRECLQDVFDVPGLVELMTDIENRKVRVVEVETSSPSPFARSLLFGYVAAFLYEGDSPLAERRAAALALDSALLAELLGQADLRELLDVGAVETVEIELQRLTAERKVKDLEGIADLLRLLGPLTTAEVIARVVDGNEAEVPRWLAALEEARRAIRVRIAGAEQWAAIEDAGRLRDALGAPLPVGVPEAFTEPVRDPLGDLVARFARTHGPFPVADVAARFGLGSAVARGALARLAATGRVVEGEFRPGGSGTEWCDAEVLRRLRRLSIARLRQEIEPVEHTALARFLPAWQHVGADSLRGVDGVLRVVEQLQGAAVPASALERLILPARVVGYSPAMLDELTAAGEVLWAGHGSLPGDDGWVSLHLADTAELLLPELDPETEGGELHRAVLDALDDGHALFFRQLSDRVGSTDTGLVDDGALVAAIWDLVWSGRLTNDTLAPLRTLIGGRGAHRARKAPTPRARYGRPGRAALGKPAMPTRTGPPTVAGRWSLLPNREPDPTRRAQAAADALLDRHGVLTRGAVVAERTPGGFAATYRVLAAFEEAGRCRRGYFVEGLGAAQFAMTGAVDRLRATPREDAKRRGQALVLAATDPANPYGAALPWPERPTATAHGEVASGHKPGRKAGALVVLVDGELVLYVERGGKSLLSWISPEADGSYDGAAEKLQPAVDALALAVREGALGKLTVERADGASVLNSPLGSALSAAGFSATPRGLRLRG